From Gopherus flavomarginatus isolate rGopFla2 chromosome 7, rGopFla2.mat.asm, whole genome shotgun sequence, the proteins below share one genomic window:
- the GPX3 gene encoding glutathione peroxidase 3: MGGRLRGSWIFPLFLAGLIQPNQGQEKQKVNCYNSVEETIYRYGAVTIDGQEYISFGKYKGKTILFVNVATYUGLTMQYLELNALQKELAPHGLVILGFPSNQFGKQEPGENSEILPALKYVRPGGGFVPNFQLFQKGDVNGEEEQKFYTFLKNSCPPVVESFGDPKKLFWEPLKIHDIKWNFEKFLVGPTGRPVMRWCPRTNLAVVKNDIIDYMKRQVFGQRRQPLVRGD, translated from the exons ATGGGGGGCAGACTCAGGGGCTCTTGGATTTTCCCCTTGTTCTTGGCTGGGTTAATTCAGCCTAACCAGGGACAGGAGAAACAGAAG GTGAACTGTTACAATTCAGTGGAGGAAACAATCTACAGGTATGGGGCCGTCACCATCGACGGGCAGGAGTACATCTCCTTCGGGAAGTACAAAGGGAAGACGATTCTCTTTGTGAATGTGGCTACCTACTGAGGACTCACCATGCAGTACCTGG AATTGAATGCACTACAGAAGGAGCTGGCGCCGCATGGACTCGTCATCCTGGGCTTCCCCAGCAACCAATTTGGCAAACAAGAACCCGGCGAGAACTCCGAAATCCTCCCCGCGCTGAA ATACGTCCGGCCTGGGGGCGGCTTTGTCCCGAATTTCCAGCTTTTTCAGAAAGGGGATGTGAacggggaggaggagcagaagtTCTACACCTTCCTGAAG AACTCCTGCCCTCCCGTGGTGGAAAGCTTTGGTGACCCCAAAAAGCTTTTCTGGGAGCCCCTGAAGATCCACGACATCAAGTGGAACTTCGAGAAGTTCTTGGTTGGCCCGACTGGGCGGCCTGTGATGAGATGGTGCCCCAGGACAAACTTGGCCGTGGTGAAGAATGACATCATAGATTACATGAAGCGACAGGTCTTTGGTCAGAGGAGACAGCCCCTGGTCAGAGGAGACTAA